The Glycine soja cultivar W05 chromosome 6, ASM419377v2, whole genome shotgun sequence genome has a window encoding:
- the LOC114415200 gene encoding tubulin alpha-1 chain-like, with product MRECISIHIGQAGIQVGNACWELYCLEHGIQPDGQMPSDKTVGGGDDAFNTFFSETGAGKHVPRAVFVDLEPTVIDEVRTGAYRQLFHPEQLISGKEDAANNFARGHYTIGKEIVDLCLDRIRKLADNCTGLQGFLVFNAVGGGTGSGLGSLLLERLSVDYGKKSKLGFTVYPSPQVSTSVVEPYNSVLSTHSLLEHTDVAVLLDNEAIYDICRRSLDIERPTYTNLNRLVSQVISSLTASLRFDGALNVDVTEFQTNLVPYPRIHFMLSSYAPVISAEKAYHEQLSVAEITNSAFEPSSMMAKCDPRHGKYMACCLMYRGDVVPKDVNAAVATIKTKRTIQFVDWCPTGFKCGINYQPPTVVPGGDLARVQRAVCMISNSTSVAEVFSRIDHKFDLMYAKRAFVHWYVGEGMEEGEFSEAREDLAALEKDYEEVGAESGDGDDDGEGDDDY from the exons ATGAGAGAGTGCATTTCAATCCACATTGGTCAGGCCGGTATCCAGGTCGGAAACGCCTGCTGGGAACTCTATTGCCTTGAACACGGCATTCAG CCCGATGGGCAGATGCCGAGTGACAAGACCGTTGGAGGAGGAGACGACGCCTTCAACACATTCTTCAGCGAGACCGGCGCCGGAAAGCACGTGCCTCGCGCCGTCTTCGTGGATCTTGAGCCCACCGTGATCGACGAAGTCCGAACCGGCGCGTACCGGCAGCTCTTCCACCCGGAGCAGCTGATCAGCGGCAAGGAAGACGCCGCCAACAACTTCGCGCGTGGCCACTACACCATCGGAAAGGAGATCGTCGATCTCTGCCTCGACAGGATCCGAAAACTCGCCGACAACTGCACTGGTCTCCAGGGCTTCCTTGTCTTCAACGCCGTCGGTGGCGGCACCGGTTCCGGCTTGGGCTCGCTTCTCTTGGAGCGTCTCTCCGTTGACTACGGGAAAAAGTCAAAGCTCGGTTTCACCGTTTATCCTTCGCCTCAGGTTTCGACCTCGGTGGTGGAACCCTATAACAGCGTCCTTTCAACGCACTCTCTCCTTGAACACACCGATGTTGCCGTGCTTCTTGACAACGAAGCAATCTACGACATTTGCAGGAGATCACTTGACATTGAACGCCCTACCTACACCAACCTTAACCGTCTCGTTTCCCAG GTGATTTCATCCCTCACCGCCTCGTTGAGGTTTGATGGAGCACTGAACGTTGATGTGACTGAGTTCCAAACCAACTTGGTTCCTTACCCTAGGATCCATTTCATGCTTTCCTCATACGCCCCTGTTATCTCTGCTGAGAAAGCATACCATGAACAGCTTTCCGTTGCTGAGATCACCAACAGTGCCTTTGAGCCATCCTCCATGATGGCCAAGTGTGACCCTCGCCACGGCAAGTACATGGCGTGTTGTTTGATGTATCGCGGCGATGTCGTGCCGAAGGATGTGAATGCTGCAGTGGCCACCATCAAGACCAAGAGAACCATCCAGTTTGTGGATTGGTGCCCGACTGGGTTCAAGTGTGGTATAAACTATCAGCCTCCAACCGTTGTTCCTGGAGGTGACCTTGCCAGGGTGCAGAGGGCTGTGTGCATGATTTCTAACTCCACCAGTGTGGCTGAAGTGTTCTCAAGGATTGATCATAAGTTTGATCTCATGTATGCTAAGAGGGCATTCGTGCACTGGTATGTGGGTGAAGGTATGGAAGAGGGTGAGTTCTCGGAGGCTCGTGAGGACCTTGCTGCTCTTGAGAAGGATTATGAGGAGGTTGGTGCCGAGTCTGGTGATGGAGATGATGATGGTGAAGGAGATGATGATTATTAG